The nucleotide sequence ACTGCACTTTTTTTTATTGACTTAGATAACTTAAAAATTATAAATGATAATTATGGACATAAAACTGGAGATTTTGTACTGAATAAACTTGTAGAAAATATTAAAAAGGCAATAAGAAAAAAAGATATTTTATGCAGAATAGGCGGTGATGAATTTTCATTAATCATTGAAGATATTAAAGATAGAGAATATATTGAAATGCTTGCAAAAAGAGCTTCTAGTATGACAAATTTTGTTATAAAACATGACAATAATACTTTTACTGTAACTTGCAGCATTGGTATAAGTATTTTCCCATTAGATTGCAGTACGAAAGAGGATTTAATTGATTATGCAGACAAAGCAATGTATGTTGCAAAAAAAAGAGGAAAAGCAAGTTTTGAGTTTTTTAAAAAATCTATAATTGATATAAATGAATAACTATATACCTGTTAAAAAAAGGTAACACTAATGCAAATAGTTAAAATATTTATTTTATTAGTTTTATTTATAAATTTTTTAATTGCAAAAAATTTAAATTTTTTATCACCAAAAGAGACAACTTGGATAAATAACTTTAAAAATGACATAAAAATAGGTGTTACACAAATACCAAACCAAGTTATAAAATCAAAAAATGGGAAACTAAAAGGTTTTAGTATTGATTTATTTAATATTATTGAAAAAAAACTTGATATTAAATTTAAATATGTATACTTCAATTCTTGGAAAGCACTTATTGATGCTGCAAAAAATAATAAAATAGACATAGTATTTTTAGCTCAAAAAACAACATCAAGATTAAAATTTTTATATTTCACTGATACAATACTATCTTTGAAAAACAAACTAATTGTCAATATAGAAAATAAATATAATTCACTAAAAGAGTTAAAAGGACATAAAATTGCTATAACTTCAGGAAGTGCCTTAGAAGAATATTTAAAGTTCCACTACCCAGAAATTTTATTTGTCTCAACAAAAAGCG is from Hydrogenimonas thermophila and encodes:
- a CDS encoding transporter substrate-binding domain-containing protein, giving the protein MQIVKIFILLVLFINFLIAKNLNFLSPKETTWINNFKNDIKIGVTQIPNQVIKSKNGKLKGFSIDLFNIIEKKLDIKFKYVYFNSWKALIDAAKNNKIDIVFLAQKTTSRLKFLYFTDTILSLKNKLIVNIENKYNSLKELKGHKIAITSGSALEEYLKFHYPEILFVSTKSELESIKFVKQKIVDATVIELVRASYYIKKLNLNDLIIASDITYDYYLSIACNKTLPELNIILSKTLKQIKKNKLEALKLKCSPFQP